Part of the Planococcus plakortidis genome is shown below.
CGCTCGTCATGATCACGGCTTTGATCGCCATCCATATTGCTTTTTTCCTGTGGCTTGTCTTCAACCGACTGTTCTTGCCGGCGCTTCCGAAGCAGCCCATAGTGAAAGCAGAACCGCTTGTCTCCCTCCTCGTGCCGCTGCGCAACGAAGAGCGCAACGTGCCGACGATTATCCGCTCCTTAAAAGAAACGGACTGGGAAAGAGCCGAATTCATCCTGCTGAATGACCAATCGACCGATGGCACCCAGGCGGTGCTCGACCGTGAAATTGCAGGCGACAAGCGCTTCACCATTTTGCATGGCGTCGAGCTGCCTGACGGTTGGGTCGGCAAAGTCCATGCCTGCCATCAGCTGCAAAAACACGCGTCCGGTGATTACCTGTTCTTTATCGACGCCGATGTCCGCTTCCGCAAGCAGGCGGTGCGGCAGACCATCGGCTTGATGGAAAAACGCCGTGCCGCACTATTGTCCGGTTTCCCGGCTTTTGAAGTGCCGGTGTTCTTGAGTAAATTGCTTGTCCCCATGCTTCATTTCGTCATTTTATTCCACTTGCCATTGGCGCTGGCGAATTACGCAAAATTTCCTGCGGCCACCGCGGCAAACGGCATGTGGATGGCATTCGAGCGAAAAGCGTATGATGCGATCGGCGGGCACGAATCGGTGCGTGCCTCACTCGTAGAAGATGTACATATCGCGCGCACCTTGAAGCGAGCAGGCCATAAAGTGCTGCTCGCCAATATCACCTCATCGGTCAAATGCCGGATGTATGAAACAACAGGAGAAGTTTGGGAAGGCTTTTTGAAGAACAGCTACACAGGCATCGGGCGTTCGCCTTTGATCGCCATTGCCTTGACAATGTTCTACAGCATCTTCTATATCTTCCCGTTATTCCTTGCCGCAGCCGGCCTTGTGACAGCCAACTGGATGTGGCTAGTGCCATACGCACTGACCATTTTGCAGCGCTGGTATGTCGACATGGTGACTAATCAGCGCTGGTACTTGGCATTTCTTCTCCCGCTTCAAGCAGCAGCCATGCTCGCGGTCATGCTGACGGCCATGAAAAAATCCTTGAAGAATGAGCCCTATACATGGAAAGGCAGGCATTATTCATGAACCGACCACATATCGCCATCGTCGGTGGCGGGCTCGGCGGCTTATCCGCCGCAATCACGCTCGCGAACGCCGGCATGCACGTCACTCTATTCGAGAAGAACAGCCATTTCGGCGGCAAGCTGATGCCTGTCACACTCGGCAGCTATCGTTTTGATTTCGGCCCGAACACCATCACCATGCCGCATATCTTCCGCGAAGTCATCGAACAGACCGGCCGCGATCCGGACCGGTATTTCCAGCTCGAAAAGCTCGCTGTCCATACGCGCAACCATTTTCCCGATGGCAGCCACATCGACTTCACGGCAGACCGCGGGGAGATGATCCGCCAACTCGAAGCGCTGGATCCTTTCGCCGCCGGTAAATACGATGCGTTCTTATCCGAAGTCGCCCGTTTGTATCGCTCATCCGAACAGTATTTCTTTCCGCTGAGCTTCCAGTCGTACCGGGATTACTTGTCCCCATCACTCGGTGTGGCCATGCTGAAGGTACGGCCACTTGAATCGATGGACCATTTTTTCAGCCGCTATTTCAAGCACGAAGGACTGCGCCAGGCAGTCGGCCGCTATGCTACTTATATCGGTTCATCGCCTTATAAAGCCCCTGCCACCTTCGCGATGATCGCCCATCTCGAACTGTCGCAAGGCGTCTATTACGCAAAAGGCGGAAACGTGTCGATTGCACAGGGCTTTGCGCAAGTTGCAGCGGAATGCGGCGTCGAGATGTATCCTGAAACGGCCGTCACACGCATCTTGACGGAACAAGGCCAGGCGCGCGGCGTGGAACTTTCAGGCGGCGAACGGATTGCCGCCGATGCCGTCATCTTGAACGGGGATTTATTATCGGCATTTCCTGAATTGGTGGACGAAGCGGAGCGCCCTTCTTTCAAGGATGCAAAGCGCGACCGCTTCGAGCCGTCGATCTCGGCTTTTGTCATCACGGCTGGGCTCGACACCCGCTTGCCTGAACTGAAGCATCATAATGCCTTCTTTTCGGCCGATTACCCGCGTGAGTTCCATGAGTTGTTTAGCGATAAGCAATACAGCGGCGAGCCGACCATCTACATCAGCAACTCGTCCCATTCCGACCCTTCCGTATCGCCTGCCGGGGATAATTTGTTCATTCTCGTCAACGCACCGGCCCTGACCGCACAAGGTGACTTGCAGGTCGATCCCCAGCGATACAAAGAACGGATTTACGATTTACTGGAACATTACGGAATCACATTGCGCGGCCATATTGAAGAAGAACGGATTTTCACTCCTGAATTCATCCGCGACAAGTTCGGGGCCCATCGCGGCGCTTTATACGGGCCGTCTTCCAACCGCCCGAAAGATGCTTTCTTGCGCCCATCGAACGCAAGCCGCGACCTCAAGGGATTATTCTTTGTCGGCGGCAGCGTCCATCCAGGCGGCGGTTCCCCGATGGTCACATTGAGCGGCTTGAATGTAGCGCGACGCCTGATCGAAAGCTATTCATCCTGACATAAAAAAAGCTGTTTCCCCCCGTCAATTTTGACGAAGGGAAACAGCTTTTTTCTATTTCTCATAAGCATTGCAGGATGGACTGCTTGGAATCATCCGTGACGAAATGCTTTTCATGAAACACCGTATATTCTTTCGATCGGATCGTCGACAGGATTTCCCGGTAGACAAGCGCCGCCCCTTTAACGGGCACGCGGGAAGATAATGGATAATCATTGATCGTCTCAAACGCGCGCTCATAATGGAATTCCGCTATGCCAGCGAGCTCTTCCCAGACTTGGATGAATGATTCCGACACCGTCCCATTCCCAAGCGCTTCCTCGGCAAGTCCGTATTTCCGCATGATGTCCTGCGGCAAATAAATGCGGCCCATGGACAGGTCTTCCCCGATATCGCGAAGGATATTGGTAATCTGCATGGCATAGCCAAGCGAAATCGCGCCGTCTTTCAACAGCGCCGTGCGTCCCGGGGCCAATATCGGCAACAGCATCAGCCCGACCGTACTCGCTACGTGATAGCTATAATCCAATAGTTCATCAAGCGTACGGTAACGGTTGATCGTCAAATCCATTTCCTGGCCTTTGATCAATCCGTAAAAGGCGCTGGCGTCCATATCGTAACTTTCGAATACGTCTTCAAGCGCCAGCCACATCGGGTCGTCCCATTGGATCGAACCCGCCAGGAACTCATCGAAGTCTTTCCGGAATGCTCTCAGCTCAGTTTCAGGATGGCTGCCCTCATCGACGATATCATCGACTTTCCGGCAGAAGGCGTAGACTGCCCACACCGCTTTGCGCTTTTCTTTCGGCAACAGGGAAAATGCTTTATAAAAGCTCTTTGAATTATCGGCGATAATGCGTTCGCAATAGCTATAGGCTTGCTTCAATTCCATCATGAACCGCCCCTTTCTTTCAAATCGCCGTGGATTCTGTCGGCCAGTAATTTCGCTCCTTGCATGACGATAGGTATGCCGCCGCCCGGGTGGACAGAAGCACCCACCGCGTATAAATTCTCCGTGTCGCCCGGTTTGACCTGCGGGCGAAACACCCCGGATTGCCGCAATGTCGGGCCGATCCCGAAACTGCCGCCTTTGAACAAGCCGAACGCTTCTGCATCTTTCGGCGTTCGCACGTCCATCCATTCGATCGACTCGCGGATCCCCGGAAAAGACAGCGTCTCCATGCGCTCCAAAATACGCCCGATCCACTCTTCATCATTTTTCCAATCGATTTCTGTGCCTGAAGGAACCGGCACAAGTACGTAAAGCACCGATTTCCCTTCAGGGGCAAGCGAATCGTCAATGACAGAAGGATGGAATGTATAGAATGCCGGATTCTCCGTTTTATGCCCCCGGACAAATACGTCTTCCATATGTTCTTTATAATCATCACCGATAAAGAATTGGTGGACATTTACATCTTCATAAACTTTGTCCAATCCAAAATACAACAGCACACAACCTGAGGAAGGCGTAAATTCCTTCTGCTTTTTCGCTGGCGCCAATTGCTGGATTCCCGGGAAATCCCCGTTATAGACAATTGCATCATAAGGCTCGACGCCTGACTCTGTTTCGACCGCTGTCGCACGGCCTTCTTCTTTCAAGATGCGCTTGACGGGCGTGCCCAACCGGATTTCAACGCCCCGGCTGCGCAATTCCCGCTCCATGACGGGAATGATGCTTGCATAGCCGCCTTTCACATAATAGACGCCGTGTTCATGTTCACTGAACGGCACGAGCGAGTACATGCCCGGCGCCCGGTATGGATCCCCGCCGATATAGAGGGCCTGCAGGGAGTAGGCCAGCTGTAACCGCTCATCCCTGAAATAGGACTCCATCAATTTATGCACAGATTGCTGGGGTTTCAGTTTCATCAAGTTGCGGATATTGCGGAAAGTCCAGAAATCCGCTTTGCGGATGAAATCATGCTCCAGAAAAGCAGGCTTGCCGATATCGAAACGCTTCTTCCCTTCATCCATAAAGCGGATAAACCCTTCCCTATCATCCGGGAACTGCTCTTCGACTTCCTGTAATTGCCGCTCGCGCCCAGGGTATTTCGTATACACTTTGCCGTCTGTGAAACGGATTGTATAAAGCGGATCGCATAGTAATAATTCGATGCTTTCCGGATCGATTCCTGCCTGGGCGAATAAATCGCGGAACATTTCCGGCAATAAGACGATCGTCGGGCCTTCATCGATCCGGAAGCCGTCCCGTTCCACAAACGCCATCCTGCCGCCAAGTTTATGCTCTTTTTCGTAAATCATGACTTCATAGCCGAGCTTCGTTAAATACAACGCGCCCATCAATCCGCCGACACCGCCGCCGATCATCGCGATTCTCATGCAGTTCCCCTCGCTTTCGGAAGCGGGCCAATCGGGATTCCGGACCGCCCGTCTTCTTTCAGAATGCCATTGACCGTGATGCGGGCGGATTCCAGGATGGTCGGCAAGCCGCTGCCGGGATGTGTCCCGCCCCCGACCAGCCAGCAATTGCCGAGCTCCTCGAATTTATTGTGCGGGCGAAACACCATCATTTGCGATAATTGATGCCCTAAATTGAACGTGGCACCACGATAAACGGAGTAATCCGATTCCCAGCCGAACGGCGTCAGCATCTTCTCGACTTCGATATGGTCGCGCAGGTTCTTGAAATCGGTTTTTTCTTCAATGATGTCCAGCACCAATTCGCGGAAAGCTTCCTGTTCGTGCTCCCAACCGATATCGCTGAAATTATTCGGCACAGGTGCCAAAATATAAAGTGCCGATTTGCCTTCCGGAGCCAAGGTCGGATCCGTCACGCTGGCATTTTGGATATAGATCGACGGGTCCGCGGACAAAATGCGGGATTTCGTCATTTCTTCGACATTCTTCTGGTAATCTTTCGCAAAAACGATCGTGTGATGCGACAAATCGTATTTCTTATCCAGTCCCAAATAAAGCATGAACGTGGAACATGAATATTTTTTCTTGTCGAGCTTTTTCGGGGTGTATTTGTTCAAGATGCCTGGCTCTACCAGGTGGGTCATCACATGTGCAAAGTCGCCATTGATGACCACTTCATCCGCTGCTTCGCGGCTGCCGTCATACAAGTCGACGCCTTTTACATCGCGTCCCTCCACCCATAATTTCTGTACGCCTTTATTGAGATGGATGCGGCCGCCCATTTCCTTGACGGCTTTCGCCATCGCCGCAGACAATTGGTTGACACCGCCGATCGGATGGTAGATACCGTAGGCATGTTCCATATAGGACAGGATGGTGAACGCGCCTGGGCATTCCCAGGGGGACATGCCGAGGTATTTCGACTGGAACGCAAACGCCATCTTCAAGCGCTCATCTTTGAAGTAGCGGGACAAGACATCATAAAGTGTCTTGCCTGCTTCAAGTTCCGGAAGCGCTTTGATCACTTTCGGCTGCATAAGGTCCGTCATGCGGTCCATTTTCGTCTGCAACAACGGTGATAGCGCTTCAAGCTTCTTGCCGGTTTCTTTCATGAAACGCGCATAACCTTCCCCGTCGCCTTTGAAATTTTCATCAATTTGCTTGCGCATGGCTTCCGGGTCGCGCGTCATCACCAAATTCTGGTCTTCAAAGCGCAATTCATACATCGGGTCCAATTCGACCGCTTCCATATAATCGTGGACATTGCGGCCGGTCGCCTCGAATAATTCCTCCACCAGATGAAGCATGCTCAAAAACGTCGGCCCTGTATCAAAAGTAAAATCACCCAATGTCAATGCAGCATTGCGCCCGCCGATGCGGTCATTTTTTTCATATATATCGACTTGGTATCCTTTGCTCGCCAAGAGCATTCCTGCTGCCAAGCCTCCTGGCCCCGCTCCTATAATAATCATTCGTTTTGCCATTGCGTAAGCCCCCGTTTCGCTTCTTAAAAGTTATACAATATCTATACAAATAGTATATACGTCTCTTCCCTAAAAGACTAATTATTTAACCTTTTTATGGTGCTTGTTTTTTAATTCGTGGGATGCAATGAGTTTTGTCGGTGCTTTCGGGGAATCGCTTCTTGGATCCGGATATAGTGAGGGGTTGCTTGTGGAATTGTTTTTGCGCTTGGAATGAAGCTTCATTTAC
Proteins encoded:
- a CDS encoding phytoene/squalene synthase family protein; translation: MELKQAYSYCERIIADNSKSFYKAFSLLPKEKRKAVWAVYAFCRKVDDIVDEGSHPETELRAFRKDFDEFLAGSIQWDDPMWLALEDVFESYDMDASAFYGLIKGQEMDLTINRYRTLDELLDYSYHVASTVGLMLLPILAPGRTALLKDGAISLGYAMQITNILRDIGEDLSMGRIYLPQDIMRKYGLAEEALGNGTVSESFIQVWEELAGIAEFHYERAFETINDYPLSSRVPVKGAALVYREILSTIRSKEYTVFHEKHFVTDDSKQSILQCL
- a CDS encoding glycosyltransferase, which encodes MITALIAIHIAFFLWLVFNRLFLPALPKQPIVKAEPLVSLLVPLRNEERNVPTIIRSLKETDWERAEFILLNDQSTDGTQAVLDREIAGDKRFTILHGVELPDGWVGKVHACHQLQKHASGDYLFFIDADVRFRKQAVRQTIGLMEKRRAALLSGFPAFEVPVFLSKLLVPMLHFVILFHLPLALANYAKFPAATAANGMWMAFERKAYDAIGGHESVRASLVEDVHIARTLKRAGHKVLLANITSSVKCRMYETTGEVWEGFLKNSYTGIGRSPLIAIALTMFYSIFYIFPLFLAAAGLVTANWMWLVPYALTILQRWYVDMVTNQRWYLAFLLPLQAAAMLAVMLTAMKKSLKNEPYTWKGRHYS
- a CDS encoding phytoene desaturase family protein — protein: MNRPHIAIVGGGLGGLSAAITLANAGMHVTLFEKNSHFGGKLMPVTLGSYRFDFGPNTITMPHIFREVIEQTGRDPDRYFQLEKLAVHTRNHFPDGSHIDFTADRGEMIRQLEALDPFAAGKYDAFLSEVARLYRSSEQYFFPLSFQSYRDYLSPSLGVAMLKVRPLESMDHFFSRYFKHEGLRQAVGRYATYIGSSPYKAPATFAMIAHLELSQGVYYAKGGNVSIAQGFAQVAAECGVEMYPETAVTRILTEQGQARGVELSGGERIAADAVILNGDLLSAFPELVDEAERPSFKDAKRDRFEPSISAFVITAGLDTRLPELKHHNAFFSADYPREFHELFSDKQYSGEPTIYISNSSHSDPSVSPAGDNLFILVNAPALTAQGDLQVDPQRYKERIYDLLEHYGITLRGHIEEERIFTPEFIRDKFGAHRGALYGPSSNRPKDAFLRPSNASRDLKGLFFVGGSVHPGGGSPMVTLSGLNVARRLIESYSS
- a CDS encoding phytoene desaturase family protein, whose product is MAKRMIIIGAGPGGLAAGMLLASKGYQVDIYEKNDRIGGRNAALTLGDFTFDTGPTFLSMLHLVEELFEATGRNVHDYMEAVELDPMYELRFEDQNLVMTRDPEAMRKQIDENFKGDGEGYARFMKETGKKLEALSPLLQTKMDRMTDLMQPKVIKALPELEAGKTLYDVLSRYFKDERLKMAFAFQSKYLGMSPWECPGAFTILSYMEHAYGIYHPIGGVNQLSAAMAKAVKEMGGRIHLNKGVQKLWVEGRDVKGVDLYDGSREAADEVVINGDFAHVMTHLVEPGILNKYTPKKLDKKKYSCSTFMLYLGLDKKYDLSHHTIVFAKDYQKNVEEMTKSRILSADPSIYIQNASVTDPTLAPEGKSALYILAPVPNNFSDIGWEHEQEAFRELVLDIIEEKTDFKNLRDHIEVEKMLTPFGWESDYSVYRGATFNLGHQLSQMMVFRPHNKFEELGNCWLVGGGTHPGSGLPTILESARITVNGILKEDGRSGIPIGPLPKARGTA
- a CDS encoding phytoene desaturase family protein, with protein sequence MRIAMIGGGVGGLMGALYLTKLGYEVMIYEKEHKLGGRMAFVERDGFRIDEGPTIVLLPEMFRDLFAQAGIDPESIELLLCDPLYTIRFTDGKVYTKYPGRERQLQEVEEQFPDDREGFIRFMDEGKKRFDIGKPAFLEHDFIRKADFWTFRNIRNLMKLKPQQSVHKLMESYFRDERLQLAYSLQALYIGGDPYRAPGMYSLVPFSEHEHGVYYVKGGYASIIPVMERELRSRGVEIRLGTPVKRILKEEGRATAVETESGVEPYDAIVYNGDFPGIQQLAPAKKQKEFTPSSGCVLLYFGLDKVYEDVNVHQFFIGDDYKEHMEDVFVRGHKTENPAFYTFHPSVIDDSLAPEGKSVLYVLVPVPSGTEIDWKNDEEWIGRILERMETLSFPGIRESIEWMDVRTPKDAEAFGLFKGGSFGIGPTLRQSGVFRPQVKPGDTENLYAVGASVHPGGGIPIVMQGAKLLADRIHGDLKERGGS